From one Rhopalosiphum padi isolate XX-2018 chromosome 2, ASM2088224v1, whole genome shotgun sequence genomic stretch:
- the LOC132922809 gene encoding sine oculis-binding protein homolog, producing the protein MNTNTASLFVLVACCLVTMSATAPSGLIPVPLASAPIVTAPIQPAVVTAYSSQYVARNYNGIAVSPAVVPPAAIVTYPAAAPAPVYSPTGLAYPGPLVQDYLF; encoded by the exons ATGAACACTAACACTGCG tcACTGTTTGTGCTAGTCGCCTGTTGTCTTGTCACTATGTCCGCCACCGCCCCGTCCGGTTTGATACCTGTACCCTTAGCTTCAGCACCTATCGTAACCGCCCCTATCCAACCTGCAGTGGTCACCGCTTACAGTTCGCAGTACGTCGCCAGAAATTACAACGGAATTGCCGTTTCACCTGCTGTTGTTCCTCCCGCGGCCATCGTTACCTATCCTGCCGCAGCTCCAGCACCCGTCTACTCACCCACTGGACTCGCCTACCCAGGGCCACTGGTTCAAGACTATCTTTTCTAA